The following are from one region of the Bactrocera oleae isolate idBacOlea1 chromosome 6, idBacOlea1, whole genome shotgun sequence genome:
- the LOC106623605 gene encoding uncharacterized protein has protein sequence MLKYCFSQFVKQSIKNFDNSHTYLFSISRSTNSNVDPLLPQSLETNNQKTGKNPLQNYTAEQQDKILTIVNKDDEFLNYDIAKTRAVKLMAWIKRNGPLRSLEDILLIEGFSLRIADKFYKSMLGHVDETKGTHSARRRTSSFITPTIDAEHRAELRSCVSLRIGVCSVTWARLELPDSESINAPCNLTHWQHHDVTEKKLHLGDLVHQLLYIDHLVPNADCYIFENPQTAINSNPGSVNQQNISIQKSQVTAVLAYALCARRRYAEALKNGHESLANVNKTTEEIWPNVFYLRRFLTARLFSQLVGTERVSSEETILQLMRTHYNVSQLIFDDESETGQNEKAKDISFRHNVQFSPAHREMFSRAERYQREFLGQALLLNLAFMRLVVLQDADSIAVVTRNPKKTESEQLSC, from the exons atgttaaaatattgtttttctcAATTTGTTAAACAATCcatcaaaaattttgataattcgcatacatatttattcagTATTTCAAGAAGTACCAACAGCAATGTCGATCCTCTACTACCACAATCTCTCGAGACCAACAATCAGAAAACCGGCAAAAATCCTCTTCAAAACTATACTGCAGAGCAGCAGGACAAAATACTTACAATAGTGAATAAAGATGACGAGTTTTTAAA ttatgATATAGCTAAAACACGGGCAGTAAAATTAATGGCATGGATAAAGCGTAATGGACCGCTAAGGAGTTTAGAAGACATACTTTTAATAGAGGGGTTTAGTTTGAGGATTGCCGACAAATTCTACAAAAGTATGCTTGGGCATGTTGATGAAACTAAAG gGACGCATTCTGCACGACGCCGTACTTCTAGTTTCATCACTCCAACTATAGATGCTGAACATCGTGCGGAATTACGTTCCTGCGTTTCTTTACGTATTGGCGTTTGCAGCGTTACTTGGGCACGTTTGGAACTTCCGGATTCCGAAAGTATAAATGCACCATGTAATTTGACACATTGGCAACACCACGACGTAACAGAGAAAAAACTCCATTTAGGTGATTTAGTACATCAACTATTATATATAGATCATCTTGTACCAAACGCCGATtgctatattttcgaaaatcctCAAACGGCAATCAATAGCAATCCAGGAAGTGTGAATCAACAAAATATAAGCATACAAAAATCACAAGTTACAGCTGTGCTAGCATATGCTTTATGCGCACGCCGCAGATATGCTGAAGCACTGAAAAATGGACATGAAAGCTTAGCTAATGTCAACAAAACGACAGAAGAAATATGGCCAAATGTTTTTTATCTGCGACGCTTTTTAACAGCACGATTATTTAGCCAATTGGTGGGCACAGAACGTGTATCTTCCGAGGAAACTATACTTCAGCTTATGCGGACTCATTACAATGTGTCGCAATTAATATTTGATGATGAGAGTGAAACCGGACAAAATGAGAAAGCAAAGGATATTTCATTTCGTCACAATGTACAATTTTCGCCAGCACATCGTGAGATGTTTTCCCGAGCAGAGCGTTATCAACGTGAATTTTTGGGTCAAGCGCTGTTACTTAACTTGGCATTTATGCGTTTGGTAGTTTTGCAAGATGCGGATAGTATTGCAGTTGTGACGCGCAATCCTAAAAAAACAGAATCAGAGCAGTTAAGCTGTTGA